The following coding sequences lie in one Phoenix dactylifera cultivar Barhee BC4 unplaced genomic scaffold, palm_55x_up_171113_PBpolish2nd_filt_p 000628F, whole genome shotgun sequence genomic window:
- the LOC103721276 gene encoding putative disease resistance RPP13-like protein 1, whose product MDWNNLLSKAASIPNFLPDKLVDWLVSLAQSEYSLICGLEDEIHKLRRTRERIHSLLTDAEERRYIEDESVKRWLLELKDVAFAADELLDRQQTQLKLSSLDQSSREAGPSRKRKRSWSLHSLGLGHDPVLLQRRRLAIQIAKIKERFQEIAEARKNLRLEARDGRRRGRTGESSPPSQSVASYERSRVVGREDKEAEIVNALTSDHGILVPVVPIYGAPGIGKTTLAKLVYNDAQVENYFDLRIWVGLSKGFDVRRVTKEIIEAVDDGEKCNISSLDALLRHLICKVRGRKFLLVLDNLWAENFQFWETLRLPLLAGGKESKVLITARNEVVWRGMPTLHLIHLKGLNVDDCSNLLLDQAFPNGCSSQHPNLEEISKRIVERCQGSPLAAKLLGCLLYNVTDEVRWEDMLNEVYEFDRDELVRLWMAEDLIQRSGSRSTLEVIGGRYFDNLLWRSFFEVSGSQGQKQKYRMPSLIHDLARLVSKPESLVVEHDVSCDKPEWVRYASLLHQNNQGTVAFDKLYRYEKLRTFKLYGESRVPVKHVPANLFRKLTCLQVLDLSFTEIEELPDSVGDLIHLRYLGLYGTEIQRLPESVCWLYNLQTLELGECYRLRELPKGTSYMVNLRHLGLRVDWETGANSMTSMPQRIGKLTSLRTLSRFIVSSEDGCKVGELEDLNLRGDLCISKLENVVDETDAQEANLSRKRIDNLKLQWSDAVNPTAQQGGSDCEGVIAGLRPHITLKCLWIENYPGSNFPDWVGDRSFLHLETLRLSCCKNCEQLPLIGQLPRLRNLWIKGMHGMRSMGNFVGFQSLEKLTLSDMPNLERLFEVEGCEIPRLPELSILPMLEKLEIRNCQNLILPPEFDSRHDLIIDRDP is encoded by the exons ATGGACTGGAACAATCTGCTCTCCAAGGCCGCCTCCATCCCCAATTTCCTCCCCGACAAGCTCGTGGACTGGCTTGTCTCCCTCGCCCAGTCCGAGTACTCCCTCATCTGCGGCCTCGAAGACGAGATCCACAAGCTCCGAAGAACCCGCGAGCGGATCCACTCCCTCCTCACCGACGCTGAGGAGCGCCGCTACATCGAGGACGAATCCGTCAAGCGCTGGCTCCTCGAGCTCAAAGATGTCGCCTTCGCCGCCGACGAACTCCTCGATCGCCAGCAGACACAGCTCAAACTCTCCTCCCTCGACCAGAGCAGCCGCGAGGCCGGCCCATCCCGCAAGCGGAAGCGCTCCTGGTCTCTCCATTCCCTGGGCCTCGGCCATGACCCGGTTCTTCTCCAGCGCCGGAGACTGGCGATCCAGATAGCCAAGATCAAGGAGAGGTTCCAGGAGATCGCCGAGGCCCGGAAGAATCTCCGTCTGGAGGCCAGAGACGGGAGGAGAAGGGGGCGAACGGGAGAAAGCTCGCCTCCTTCTCAATCCGTGGCCTCTTATGAGAGGTCTCGTGTCGTCGGCCGAGAAGATAAGGAGGCAGAGATTGTTAACGCATTGACGTCGGATCATGGAATCCTCGTCCCTGTTGTTCCGATCTATGGAGCTCCTGGAATCGGTAAGACCACTCTTGCTAAATTAGTCTACAATGACGCTCAAGTGGAAAATTATTTCGATTTGAGGATTTGGGTTGGTTTGTCCAAAGGATTTGATGTGAGAAGGGTAACGAAAGAGATTATAGAAGCTGTAGACGACGGGGAGAAATGTAATATATCCAGCCTGGACGCTCTGCTGCGTCACCTCATCTGCAAGGTGAGAGGGAGAAAGTTCTTGCTGGTGCTGGATAACTTGTGGGCTGAGAATTTCCAGTTCTGGGAGACGCTGCGGCTTCCATTGTTGGCTGGAGGTAAGGAAAGTAAGGTATTGATTACTGCTCGGAATGAAGTAGTTTGGAGGGGAATGCCCACACTGCATCTGATCCATTTGAAGGGTCTGAATGTGGACGATTGTTCAAACCTGCTCCTTGATCAGGCATTCCCGAACGGGTGTTCGAGCCAACATCCAAATTTGGAAGAGATCAGCAAGAGGATCGTGGAGAGGTGCCAAGGATCCCctctggcagcaaagttgctcGGTTGCCTCCTGTACAATGTGACAGATGAAGTTCGATGGGAAGACATGCTAAATGAAGT TTATGAGTTTGATAGGGATGAACTGGTCAGGTTGTGGATGGCAGAAGATTTGATCCAGCGCAGTGGGAGCAGAAGTACTCTGGAGGTGATAGGCGGCAGGTACTTTGATAATCTATTGTGGAGGTCATTTTTTGAAGTCTCTGGTAGTCAGGGACAGAAACAGAAATATAGAATGCCGAGCCTCATCCATGATCTAGCACGATTAGTTTCTAAACCTGAAAGTTTGGTTGTGGAACATGATGTTTCATGTGATAAACCTGAATGGGTGCGTTATGCATCTCTGCTTCATCAAAATAATCAGGGGACTGTAGCATTCGACAAACTATACAGATATGAAAAATTACGGACTTTTAAATTGTACGGTGAGTCTAGAGTGCCTGTGAAGCATGTCCCTGCAAATCTTTTTCGTAAATTAACATGCTTGCAGGTTTTAGATCTCAGCTTTACCGAGATAGAAGAATTGCCGGACTCAGTTGGCGATTTGATACACCTGCGATATCTTGGCCTTTACGGAACTGAAATCCAAAGGCTGCCTGAATCAGTTTGCTGGCTTTACAATCTGCAGACCCTGGAGCTTGGTGAGTGCTACAGGCTCCGAGAGTTACCAAAAGGAACCAGCTACATGGTTAACCTACGGCATCTTGGTTTGCGTGTTGACTGGGAGACGGGTGCTAATTCGATGACGTCCATGCCACAAAGAATTGGAAAATTAACTTCGCTGCGGACATTGTCAAGATTCATTGTGAGTTCTGAGGATGGATGCAAGGTAGGAGAGCTGGAGGACTTGAACCTTCGAGGAGATCTTTGCATCTCAAAGCTAGAAAATGTTGTCGATGAGACGGATGCTCAAGAGGCCAATTTGAGTAGGAAGCGAATTGATAATTTGAAGTTGCAATGGAGCGATGCAGTCAATCCCACTGCTCAACAGGGTGGGAGTGATTGCGAAGGGGTTATTGCAGGTCTCCGCCCTCATATCACACTCAAATGTCTTTGGATAGAGAACTATCCTGGCAGCAATTTTCCAGATTGGGTAGGAGATCGTTCTTTCTTACACTTAGAGACTTTGAGACTCTCCTGCTGCAAGAATTGTGAACAACTCCCACTGATAGGGCAGCTACCTCGTCTCAGAAATCTGTGGATAAAAGGTATGCATGGAATGAGAAGCATGGGAAATTTTGTGGGATTTCAATCTCTAGAGAAGCTTACCTTATCAGACATGCCTAATTTGGAGAGACTTTTTGAAGTGGAAGGTTGTGAGATTCCTAGGCTCCCCGAACTTTCCATTTTACCTATGCTTGAGAAATTGGAGATAAGAAACtgtcagaatttgattttgccTCCGGAGTTTGATTCCCGCCATGATTTAATAATAGACCGTGACCCTTAG